A window of Belonocnema kinseyi isolate 2016_QV_RU_SX_M_011 chromosome 9, B_treatae_v1, whole genome shotgun sequence contains these coding sequences:
- the LOC117180682 gene encoding uncharacterized protein LOC117180682, translating into MVKKWFTEFRCGRTSTSDAERSGCPKEVITPVIVDKIHRMILDDRRVKVREVAEALGISTEQVHHISHEYLDIKKLSARWVPRLFIIDHKRNRVTTSKECLTMFNRKPNEFLHRFVTVDETWIYHNTLETKEQSKQWDYSCERAPKKANVGL; encoded by the coding sequence ATGGTTAAGAAGTGGTTTACTGAGTTCCGTTGTGGTCGTACCAGCACAAGTGACGCCGAACGTTCAGGTTGCCCAAAAGAGGTCATCACGCCAGTAATCGTCGATAAAATCCATAGAATGATATTGGACGATAGGAGAGTGAAAGTGCGTGAGGTGGCTGAGGCTCTAGGCATCTCAACTGAGCAGGTACATCACATTTCACATGAATATTtggacataaaaaaattatccgCTAGATGGGTGCCACGATTGTTTATAATCGACCATAAGCGCAACCGTGTGACCACTTCAAAGGAGTGTTTGACGATGTTCAACCGCAAACCGAACGAGTTTTTGCACCGTTTTGTAACCGTGGACGAAACGTGGATCTATCACAACACTTTAGAGACGAAGGAACAATCGAAGCAGTGGGATTATTCGTGTGAACGTGCACCAAAGAAGGCCAACGTAGGTCTGTAG